In one window of Pseudoalteromonas espejiana DSM 9414 DNA:
- the pgsA gene encoding CDP-diacylglycerol--glycerol-3-phosphate 3-phosphatidyltransferase yields MWNIPNTLTTFRLFLIPIFLVIFYLPYSWAFFAAAFIFWLASITDILDGYLARKLEQSTPFGAFLDPVADKVMVCAALVALSDHYQSMYMTIPALIIISREIVISALREWMAEQGKRGNVAVSNMGKIKTAAQMLAIIGLIWQYDTWMTYLSFALLYIATYLTLSSMVQYLMAAWSELTKN; encoded by the coding sequence ATGTGGAATATTCCAAACACACTCACAACCTTTAGACTTTTTCTTATCCCCATTTTTTTGGTGATATTTTACTTGCCTTATAGCTGGGCGTTTTTTGCTGCCGCTTTTATTTTTTGGCTTGCATCAATTACCGACATTCTTGATGGCTATTTAGCAAGAAAGCTTGAGCAATCAACCCCTTTTGGTGCCTTTTTAGATCCGGTTGCCGATAAGGTAATGGTATGTGCTGCACTTGTTGCGCTCTCAGATCATTATCAATCTATGTATATGACGATTCCGGCGCTTATTATTATTAGCCGCGAAATAGTTATATCTGCATTACGTGAGTGGATGGCCGAGCAAGGCAAGCGCGGCAATGTGGCAGTATCAAATATGGGGAAAATTAAAACGGCAGCACAAATGTTAGCTATTATTGGCTTAATTTGGCAGTACGATACATGGATGACCTATTTAAGTTTTGCACTATTATATATAGCAACCTACTTAACACTTAGTTCTATGGTGCAATATTTAATGGCTGCATGGAGTGAATTGACCAAAAATTGA
- a CDS encoding IS4 family transposase, with protein MQLTTALSLANGYAPNSEGLGQLSDFLCSDFIKQCAETAGVATIRRRRLPVEMAVWTVICMSLYREDPLWSIVSKLGLALPGKKELVAPSAVVQARQRLGAGAVKEVFEQSQKMWNKDANHPTWCGLSLLGVDGVIWRTPDTQENHQEFSAWKNQHGDTAFPQVRMVCLMELTSHLLLGSAFDSCRSSEMVLAEDLIEVTPDNSLTLFDRGFYSLGLLNRWHHAGKNRHWLQPMRKGTQYEVVRSLGRQDKLIKLKTTAQARKKFADLPMDIEVRLVTKTIKGKEVNILTSLSDPMRFPKAEIVDLYSDRWEIELGYREMKQTLLNSHFTLRSKKPDMIAQELWGIMLSYNLLRYQMVKMAQKKPGLYAKHLSFTTCAISIINLIHTMFIENAGRIPKSIEQLQAQVEHHILPIKRERAYPRCVKPKPSKYSNKKRQSVVN; from the coding sequence TTGCAACTCACTACCGCACTTTCTCTTGCCAATGGCTATGCCCCTAACTCAGAAGGCTTAGGTCAACTGAGTGATTTTTTATGCTCTGATTTTATCAAACAATGTGCTGAAACAGCCGGTGTCGCGACTATAAGACGAAGAAGGCTGCCTGTTGAAATGGCTGTTTGGACTGTAATTTGTATGTCACTTTATCGTGAAGACCCACTCTGGAGCATTGTCAGTAAATTGGGTTTAGCATTACCCGGTAAAAAAGAGCTTGTTGCGCCTAGTGCTGTCGTACAAGCAAGACAACGCCTTGGCGCTGGTGCAGTGAAAGAAGTCTTTGAACAAAGTCAAAAAATGTGGAATAAGGATGCTAACCATCCCACATGGTGCGGGTTATCTCTCTTAGGCGTTGATGGCGTTATTTGGCGCACACCTGATACCCAGGAAAATCATCAAGAATTTTCTGCTTGGAAAAACCAGCACGGTGATACGGCCTTTCCTCAAGTTCGTATGGTATGCCTAATGGAGCTGACTAGCCATTTATTATTGGGGAGTGCCTTTGATAGCTGCCGCTCAAGCGAAATGGTACTTGCAGAAGACTTAATCGAAGTAACACCCGATAATTCACTCACGTTATTTGACAGAGGCTTTTATTCTTTGGGCTTACTAAATCGCTGGCATCATGCAGGAAAAAACCGCCATTGGCTCCAACCCATGAGAAAAGGAACCCAGTACGAAGTCGTTCGCTCTTTAGGACGTCAAGACAAACTCATCAAACTAAAAACAACAGCGCAAGCGAGAAAAAAGTTTGCAGACTTACCTATGGACATTGAAGTAAGGCTGGTAACGAAAACAATTAAAGGGAAAGAAGTAAATATTCTGACGTCATTGAGCGACCCAATGCGTTTTCCCAAGGCTGAAATCGTTGACTTATACAGCGACCGATGGGAAATAGAACTTGGCTATCGAGAAATGAAACAAACCTTATTAAATAGTCACTTCACGTTACGCAGTAAAAAGCCAGATATGATAGCGCAAGAGCTATGGGGCATAATGCTTAGCTATAACTTACTCAGGTATCAGATGGTAAAAATGGCGCAGAAAAAGCCGGGACTTTATGCCAAGCACCTGAGTTTTACGACGTGCGCAATCAGTATTATTAACTTAATTCACACGATGTTTATAGAGAATGCGGGACGTATCCCAAAATCTATTGAGCAACTACAAGCACAAGTTGAACATCATATTTTACCGATAAAACGAGAGAGAGCGTATCCAAGGTGTGTGAAACCAAAGCCCAGTAAGTATTCCAATAAAAAACGCCAGTCAGTTGTTAACTGA
- a CDS encoding BCCT family transporter: MDDQLNKYSIDTTDYQVGQDNVQKWGFDVHNPVFGISAILVILFVSLTLFLDPEVVREALTSTKDAIINKFDSYFMLIANGFVLFCFALAISPLGKIRLGGVDAKPEHGYLSWLAMLFAAGMGIGLLFWGVAEPAAYFTDWYLMPMNAEPNTPEAHSLAMGATMYHWGLHGWAIYAIVALSLAFFAYNKGLPLSIRSVFYPLFGDRAWGWLGHVIDILAVLSTLFGLATSLGLGAQQATSGINYLMGTDYGTAFQITVIALVTCIAIVSVIKGIEGGVKVLSNINLICAFILLVAIISLTFSDSITAIWFTFGAYVEHMVPLSNPFGREDEDWMHAWTVFYWAWWISWSPFVGMFIARVSKGRTVREFLLVVIGLPTILSLVWMGVFGNLAISQIIDQVGPLGQNGLTDISVTLFQVYEQLPLSSFISIISIVLVLVFFITSSDSGSLVIDGITAGGKIDAPVPQRIFWASIEGAIAAVLLWVGGSQALQALQSGVVTTALPFSVVLILMCVALIQGLMSEYPIYKAQTKL; this comes from the coding sequence ATGGATGACCAATTAAATAAGTATAGTATTGATACTACCGACTATCAGGTAGGACAAGATAACGTACAAAAATGGGGGTTTGATGTTCATAACCCTGTATTTGGTATAAGCGCTATTTTGGTTATATTGTTTGTCTCGCTCACCTTATTTCTCGACCCTGAAGTAGTCAGAGAGGCACTAACCTCAACTAAAGATGCCATTATCAATAAATTTGATAGTTATTTCATGTTGATTGCTAATGGTTTCGTTTTATTTTGTTTTGCACTTGCGATATCCCCACTTGGTAAAATTCGTTTAGGTGGTGTAGATGCAAAACCAGAGCACGGTTATTTATCTTGGCTAGCTATGTTGTTTGCTGCTGGAATGGGTATAGGCCTGTTATTTTGGGGCGTTGCAGAACCTGCGGCCTATTTTACTGATTGGTATTTAATGCCAATGAACGCCGAGCCAAACACCCCAGAAGCACACTCTTTAGCAATGGGCGCTACTATGTATCACTGGGGCCTGCATGGCTGGGCTATTTATGCAATTGTTGCGCTTAGCTTAGCTTTTTTTGCTTACAATAAAGGGCTTCCCTTATCTATACGATCTGTATTTTATCCATTGTTTGGCGACCGAGCGTGGGGTTGGCTAGGCCACGTAATTGATATTTTGGCTGTGTTATCTACTCTTTTTGGCTTAGCGACGTCGCTTGGTTTAGGTGCTCAACAGGCAACAAGCGGTATTAATTACTTAATGGGTACCGACTATGGCACGGCTTTTCAAATTACAGTGATTGCGCTGGTAACCTGTATTGCTATTGTTTCTGTTATTAAAGGTATTGAAGGCGGTGTAAAAGTCCTTAGTAACATCAACCTTATATGTGCATTTATTTTACTTGTAGCCATAATATCGCTTACTTTTAGTGACTCAATCACTGCTATATGGTTTACCTTTGGTGCTTATGTAGAGCATATGGTCCCGCTTAGTAATCCGTTTGGCCGTGAAGATGAAGATTGGATGCATGCTTGGACTGTATTTTATTGGGCTTGGTGGATCTCTTGGTCTCCTTTTGTAGGTATGTTTATTGCCCGCGTGTCTAAAGGCAGAACGGTTCGTGAGTTTTTATTAGTGGTCATTGGTTTACCAACCATACTGAGCCTAGTTTGGATGGGCGTATTTGGTAACTTAGCCATTTCACAAATAATCGACCAAGTGGGCCCGCTTGGGCAAAATGGACTAACCGACATATCGGTTACGTTATTTCAAGTATATGAACAGCTACCGTTAAGCAGCTTTATTTCTATAATTTCTATTGTGCTTGTGTTGGTATTTTTTATTACGTCTTCTGATTCGGGGTCACTTGTAATCGACGGCATAACAGCCGGCGGTAAAATTGACGCACCCGTTCCACAACGTATATTTTGGGCTTCTATTGAGGGGGCCATTGCTGCCGTATTACTTTGGGTGGGAGGTTCCCAAGCCCTACAGGCCTTGCAATCAGGTGTAGTAACTACGGCGTTGCCGTTTTCAGTGGTGCTAATATTAATGTGTGTTGCACTTATTCAAGGTTTGATGAGTGAATACCCTATTTATAAAGCACAAACAAAGTTATAA
- a CDS encoding alanine/glycine:cation symporter family protein — MTDIINSISALLWGQVLVYLLIAAGLFFTIRLGFIQFVQFPHMFKVMFGSRKCGNDEISSFQAFCTSLAARVGTGNMAGVAVALYLGGAGAIFWMWLIALIGMATSFAESTLAQAYKTKDADGNFRGGPAYYMERGLGKRWMGVLFSLCLILAFGLVFNAVQSNSIAAAFEVAFDVPKYIVGIALVIGSGIIIFGGLKTISRFAEMVVPFMALAYLLVAVYICAVNFTALPDVLVLIIKSAFGLEQAGAGAIGYGVTQAMIQGIKRGLFSNEAGMGSAANAAATATPYPPHPASQGYVQMLGVFIDTIVICTATASLILLSNQLVPESGVLGIELTQAALQEHVGDWGTYFIAIAILFFAFTSIVANYSYAETNLMFLEHNSNKGMFIFRLLVLAMVMFGAIGELGIIWTLADISMGLMAIVNVVALFMLSGVVVWLSKDYNAQNKQGVLPTFDKSKHPKLAKEVDPKAW, encoded by the coding sequence ATGACAGACATAATAAATAGTATAAGTGCCCTACTTTGGGGGCAAGTTCTCGTCTACTTATTAATAGCAGCAGGCCTCTTTTTTACCATTCGCTTAGGCTTTATTCAGTTCGTACAATTCCCTCACATGTTTAAAGTTATGTTTGGCTCACGAAAATGCGGTAATGATGAAATATCATCATTTCAAGCTTTTTGTACATCTTTGGCTGCTCGTGTTGGTACAGGTAATATGGCAGGTGTTGCCGTTGCGCTTTATTTAGGTGGTGCAGGCGCTATATTTTGGATGTGGTTAATTGCATTAATAGGTATGGCGACCAGTTTTGCTGAAAGCACTTTAGCACAAGCATACAAAACTAAAGATGCCGATGGTAACTTTAGAGGTGGCCCTGCTTATTATATGGAACGTGGCTTAGGAAAACGTTGGATGGGCGTTTTGTTTTCATTATGTTTGATTTTAGCCTTTGGCCTGGTATTTAATGCTGTACAGTCAAACTCTATTGCTGCCGCTTTCGAAGTAGCGTTTGATGTACCTAAGTATATAGTAGGTATTGCGCTAGTTATTGGCTCGGGCATTATCATTTTTGGTGGTTTAAAAACTATTTCACGCTTTGCTGAAATGGTTGTGCCATTTATGGCGCTCGCCTATTTATTAGTTGCAGTATATATATGTGCCGTTAATTTTACTGCATTGCCTGATGTGTTGGTTCTGATTATTAAAAGTGCTTTTGGTTTAGAGCAAGCTGGCGCAGGTGCTATTGGCTATGGTGTAACCCAAGCAATGATCCAAGGTATTAAACGTGGTTTGTTTTCAAACGAAGCGGGTATGGGTAGCGCAGCGAATGCCGCAGCAACCGCAACACCTTATCCACCACACCCTGCTTCACAAGGTTACGTACAAATGCTTGGTGTATTTATAGATACTATTGTTATATGTACAGCAACAGCATCATTAATTTTACTTTCAAATCAATTAGTACCTGAATCTGGTGTATTAGGCATTGAGCTTACACAAGCCGCTTTACAAGAGCATGTAGGGGATTGGGGCACTTACTTTATAGCAATTGCCATTTTGTTCTTTGCGTTTACTTCAATTGTTGCCAATTACTCTTACGCAGAAACTAATTTAATGTTTTTAGAACATAACTCTAATAAAGGTATGTTTATATTTAGGTTATTGGTATTAGCTATGGTTATGTTTGGCGCCATTGGAGAGCTTGGTATTATTTGGACGCTTGCTGATATTTCTATGGGCCTAATGGCTATAGTTAACGTAGTCGCGTTATTTATGCTCTCTGGTGTTGTGGTTTGGCTTTCTAAAGACTACAACGCACAAAATAAGCAAGGCGTATTGCCAACTTTTGATAAAAGCAAACACCCAAAACTTGCTAAAGAGGTTGATCCTAAAGCTTGGTAA